The proteins below come from a single Rhodohalobacter sp. SW132 genomic window:
- the cutA gene encoding divalent-cation tolerance protein CutA, producing MDELRMLYVTTGNRDEARRIGKVLVEEKLCACVNILDPMESLYWWNGEVQNETETVLIVKTTQKMVSEVTKRIKKLHSYEVPCVISLPLSSEEGNPEYISWIRKSVLSQN from the coding sequence ATGGATGAACTCAGAATGCTATATGTTACAACAGGAAACAGAGACGAAGCCCGGCGAATCGGCAAGGTTCTGGTGGAAGAAAAGCTCTGTGCATGCGTAAATATCCTCGATCCCATGGAGTCACTTTACTGGTGGAATGGTGAAGTTCAAAATGAAACAGAGACGGTTCTGATTGTGAAAACCACGCAAAAAATGGTTTCTGAGGTAACGAAAAGAATCAAAAAACTTCATAGCTATGAAGTTCCGTGCGTGATCTCTCTTCCGTTATCGTCTGAAGAAGGGAACCCGGAGTATATTAGCTGGATCCGGAAATCTGTTCTCAGCCAGAATTGA
- a CDS encoding enoyl-CoA hydratase/isomerase family protein: MALNIERNKYVIKASVNRPDALNAVNFELMDRLEQLLDELENNREVRLFILTGTGSSFISGGDLREFHQLKKADEAKRMTSRVINILKRIEQLPFWTLAAINGYAYGGGWEIASYFDFRVVSRDAKIGFTQGKFYLPPGWGGVSVLSKLVPKSRALYWLASQKVITAEEAVESGFADELFESESFDESLEKLSSKLTLNDRTFIEYLKRSPEMKDASEEIEPFSRFWESEEHQKRVDAFLKRKS; this comes from the coding sequence ATGGCACTGAATATAGAACGAAACAAATACGTCATCAAAGCCAGCGTAAACCGGCCCGATGCGCTGAACGCCGTGAATTTTGAGCTGATGGACCGGCTTGAGCAGCTGCTGGATGAGCTGGAGAATAACAGGGAGGTCAGACTTTTCATCCTCACCGGTACGGGCAGCAGTTTTATATCCGGCGGAGATCTTCGCGAGTTTCATCAGCTAAAAAAAGCAGATGAAGCGAAACGAATGACAAGCCGGGTAATCAATATTCTCAAACGGATCGAGCAGCTTCCGTTCTGGACTCTTGCCGCAATTAACGGATATGCGTACGGCGGGGGCTGGGAGATTGCCTCTTATTTTGATTTCAGAGTGGTGAGCCGTGATGCTAAAATCGGTTTCACCCAGGGAAAGTTCTACCTGCCGCCGGGATGGGGCGGTGTTTCGGTGCTTTCGAAACTTGTGCCTAAAAGCCGGGCGCTATACTGGCTGGCATCACAAAAAGTAATTACCGCAGAAGAAGCTGTGGAGTCTGGATTCGCCGATGAACTTTTTGAGAGTGAATCGTTTGATGAATCCCTCGAAAAACTGTCTTCAAAACTGACCCTCAATGACAGAACCTTCATCGAGTACCTGAAGCGGAGTCCCGAAATGAAAGACGCATCAGAAGAGATTGAGCCGTTCAGCCGATTCTGGGAGAGCGAAGAACATCAAAAACGGGTCGATGCATTTCTAAAGCGAAAATCATAA